CGAGGCGGCAGTACAGGAGGCCGAGGCCGGCTACTCCGCAGCGCTACGCCGATGGAACACCATCGACCCCGACCAGGCCGCCGAGATGGCCTCCTCTCGTGCCAAAGTGGATCAGGCGAGGAACTCCCTGGCGAACGCACGCGCCAACTCCGTGCAGCAGCAAGTTCGTCAGGCCGACGTCGTGAACCAGCGCGCATCGGTGACGAAGGCCAACGCAGAGGTCTCACAGACGAAGACCAGCCTGGGCTACACCGTGATCACCGCGCCGCGAGACGGCGTGATCCTGCAGAAGGACGTCGAGGAAGGCACCATCGTCAACTCCGGTCGGTCGGGCGTCGCCGCGGGCGTGTCGATTGTGGAATTGGGCGACCTGAGCACGATGTACGTGGACGTGAACGTTGACGAGACCGACCTCGCCGACATCAAGGCCGGACAGCAGGTCGAGATCAGCGTGGAGTCGCTGCAGGGCAAGAGGGTGACCGGCTCGGTCACCCGCGTGGACCCGCAGGCCACGACCGCGAGCAACATCACCACCGTGAAGGTCGAGATCGAGGTTCTGGACCACGACACACGGCTGATGCCGGGCTTGAGTGCAGAGTGCACCTTCCTGGTGGGAGAGCGCGACAACGTGCTGACGCTACCTGCGCAGGCCGTGCGCGAGAGAGACGGCAAGCACACGGTGACGATGCTCGCCCAGGGGAAGCCTGGTCAAGGCCAGCCAGGAGCACCCCAGACGACGACCCTTCCAGTCGAAGTCGGCCTGACCAGCGATGAAACGGTGGAGATCGTGTCGGGACTGCAAGAGGGCGACAAGGTGGTCCTGCCCGAGTTGGGTACCAGCTCCCAGGAAGACGGACCGCGTGGTGGACCGCCCGGTGGCGGGAACGACTTCATCAACAAGAAGCAATAGCTCAGAGACTGTGAGTTTGTCCTGCGATCCAGCGAAGGAGATGCCGACGTGTCCATCTGGGAGGCCATGCAGCTCTGCCTCGAAGCCATCCTGGCGAACCGCTTGCGGTCTGCGCTGACCATGCTGGGGATCATCTTCGGCGTGGGTGCGGTGATCGGGGCGGTATCCCTCACCGCAGGCGCCAAAGCCGCAACTCTGGCGCGGTTCGAGGCGATGGGGACGAACTCCCTCCAGATCATGCCGGGGCAGGGACGTGGCCCGATCGGCGGAGGTATGGGGTCGGCGCAGACCCTCACGCTCTCTGATGCCGAGGCAATCGGTAAGCAGTGCCGAGGCATCAGCGCGCTCGCTCCCCAGGTCAGCACTCACGCCCAGGTGAAGGCGGGCAGCAACAACACGAGCACCTCGATCTTTGGGACGACCGTCAACTACACCGAGGTCGGCAAGCTCACCCTCGCTCAGGGCCGCTTCTTCACCGAAGACGAGGCGAAACACCGGCGCAAGGTGGCGGTGCTGGGTTCGACGGTAGTGACGAACCTCTATGGCAAGGGCGAGGAGGTGACCGGTGAGAAGATCAAGGTGTCTGGCGCCACCTTCACCATCATCGGGGTCTGCGCCACCAAGGGCTCTTCCGGCCCCAACGACCCCGATGACATGATCTACGTCCCGATCGACACCGCCATCGCCCGCCTGACCG
The window above is part of the Armatimonadia bacterium genome. Proteins encoded here:
- a CDS encoding efflux RND transporter periplasmic adaptor subunit yields the protein EAAVQEAEAGYSAALRRWNTIDPDQAAEMASSRAKVDQARNSLANARANSVQQQVRQADVVNQRASVTKANAEVSQTKTSLGYTVITAPRDGVILQKDVEEGTIVNSGRSGVAAGVSIVELGDLSTMYVDVNVDETDLADIKAGQQVEISVESLQGKRVTGSVTRVDPQATTASNITTVKVEIEVLDHDTRLMPGLSAECTFLVGERDNVLTLPAQAVRERDGKHTVTMLAQGKPGQGQPGAPQTTTLPVEVGLTSDETVEIVSGLQEGDKVVLPELGTSSQEDGPRGGPPGGGNDFINKKQ
- a CDS encoding ABC transporter permease, with translation MSIWEAMQLCLEAILANRLRSALTMLGIIFGVGAVIGAVSLTAGAKAATLARFEAMGTNSLQIMPGQGRGPIGGGMGSAQTLTLSDAEAIGKQCRGISALAPQVSTHAQVKAGSNNTSTSIFGTTVNYTEVGKLTLAQGRFFTEDEAKHRRKVAVLGSTVVTNLYGKGEEVTGEKIKVSGATFTIIGVCATKGSSGPNDPDDMIYVPIDTAIARLTGGMGGANTRDSVNGITVLAADMKNAEKVKAEVRAVLRKRHKLADAEDDDFRIFAAAELVQGAEASNQILTLLFSSIAIVSLLVGGIGIMNIMLVSVTERTREIGLRKALGATPHDILLQFLIESLTLSLAGGLIGVIFGISTSFIVRLFGLNSAVSVPWVVLSFCFAAAVGIVFGILPARKAADLDPVVALRYE